A region of Bradyrhizobium sp. SZCCHNS1050 DNA encodes the following proteins:
- a CDS encoding TRAP transporter substrate-binding protein — MKALTGIIAAAVLAVSSPLATARDFRSADVHPADYPTVEAVKFMGKQLAAASGGKLGVKVFPNGALGSEKDTIEQLKIGALDMMRINSSPLNNFVPETVALCLPFVFRDTQHMRNVLDGPIGDEILAAMEPAGLVGLAYYDSGARSIYTVKAPVKSLADLKGLKIRVQQSDLWVGMIQSLGANPTPMPYGEVYTALKTGLVDAAENNWPSYESSRHFEAAKFYNVTEHSLAPEVLVMSKKVWDTLSKEDQAMIRKAAKESVPVMRKLWDEREQTSRKTVEAAGVQVVTIANKQEFVDAMKPVYQKFAGDEKLSSLVKRIQDTK; from the coding sequence ACCGCGCGCGATTTCCGCTCCGCCGACGTGCACCCCGCCGATTATCCGACCGTTGAAGCCGTCAAGTTCATGGGGAAGCAGCTCGCTGCCGCGAGCGGCGGCAAGCTCGGCGTCAAGGTGTTTCCGAACGGCGCCCTCGGCTCCGAGAAGGACACGATCGAGCAGCTCAAGATCGGCGCGCTCGACATGATGCGGATCAACTCCTCGCCGCTCAACAATTTCGTGCCGGAGACCGTCGCGCTGTGCCTGCCCTTCGTGTTCCGCGACACGCAGCACATGCGCAACGTCCTGGACGGGCCGATCGGCGACGAGATCCTGGCGGCCATGGAGCCCGCCGGCCTGGTCGGCCTGGCTTATTATGACAGCGGCGCGCGCTCGATCTACACGGTCAAGGCGCCGGTGAAGTCGCTCGCCGACCTCAAGGGCCTGAAGATCCGCGTCCAGCAGTCCGACCTCTGGGTCGGCATGATCCAGAGCCTCGGCGCCAACCCGACCCCGATGCCCTATGGCGAGGTCTACACCGCGCTCAAGACCGGCCTCGTCGACGCCGCCGAGAACAACTGGCCGTCCTACGAATCCTCGCGCCACTTCGAGGCCGCCAAGTTCTACAACGTCACCGAGCACTCGCTGGCGCCTGAAGTCCTCGTGATGTCCAAGAAGGTCTGGGACACGCTGAGCAAGGAGGATCAGGCGATGATCCGCAAGGCGGCAAAGGAATCCGTGCCGGTCATGCGCAAGCTCTGGGACGAGCGCGAGCAGACCTCCCGCAAGACCGTCGAGGCCGCTGGCGTCCAGGTCGTGACGATCGCCAACAAGCAGGAATTCGTCGACGCGATGAAGCCGGTGTACCAGAAGTTCGCTGGCGACGAGAAGCTCTCGAGCCTCGTCAAGCGCATCCAGGACACCAAATAA
- a CDS encoding NAD(P)-dependent oxidoreductase produces the protein MGAIGFIGLGVMGEPMCRNLALKSGVPVLGFDRADAPLQRLAAVGVKRAVSLAELARQTDVIFMALPSGKHVQAVCDGDDGLLRHVEARHTIVDLGTSPVQASRELAERFAAKGAAYADAPIARTRQAAEDGTLSVMVGADAATFERLRPLFAMFATDITHCGGVGAGQVVKILNNMVLMQTVVALGEALETAKRAGLDATLLFETLAKGSADSFALRNHGMKAMLPDTYPERAFSTEYARKDIGYALDLARSVQIDLPGAELADRRLGEAIEAGYGDLYWPVLARVIAASRTA, from the coding sequence ATGGGGGCGATCGGATTTATCGGGTTAGGCGTCATGGGCGAGCCGATGTGCCGCAACCTAGCCCTCAAGTCAGGCGTCCCGGTGCTCGGCTTCGATCGTGCGGACGCGCCGCTGCAGCGCCTCGCCGCCGTCGGCGTCAAGCGTGCCGTGTCGCTCGCGGAGCTGGCGCGCCAGACCGACGTGATCTTCATGGCGTTGCCGAGCGGCAAGCATGTCCAAGCGGTGTGCGACGGCGATGACGGCCTGCTCCGCCACGTGGAGGCGCGTCACACCATCGTGGACCTCGGCACCTCGCCGGTGCAGGCCAGCCGGGAGCTCGCCGAGCGTTTCGCGGCCAAGGGCGCCGCCTACGCGGATGCGCCGATCGCCCGCACCCGGCAGGCGGCCGAGGACGGCACGCTGAGCGTGATGGTGGGGGCCGACGCGGCGACGTTCGAGAGACTGCGGCCGCTGTTCGCGATGTTCGCGACCGACATCACCCATTGCGGCGGCGTGGGCGCCGGCCAGGTCGTGAAGATCCTCAACAACATGGTGCTGATGCAGACCGTGGTGGCGCTCGGCGAAGCGCTGGAGACTGCCAAGCGCGCTGGCCTCGATGCCACGCTGCTGTTCGAGACCCTGGCCAAAGGCTCGGCCGACAGCTTCGCGCTGCGCAACCACGGCATGAAGGCGATGCTGCCCGACACATATCCGGAGCGGGCGTTCTCGACCGAATATGCGCGCAAGGACATCGGCTATGCTCTCGATCTCGCCAGGTCCGTGCAGATCGACCTGCCGGGCGCGGAGCTTGCCGACAGGCGACTCGGAGAGGCGATCGAGGCGGGCTATGGCGATCTGTATTGGCCAGTGCTGGCGCGCGTGATCGCGGCATCACGCACGGCATGA
- a CDS encoding glutathione S-transferase family protein, which yields MYTLYHHPFCPHSRFVRLVLGEYGLDLRLVEERAWERREAFLVLNPAATTPVLSVEGLPPVPGVGVIAEFIDETCGPEMGDRRLMPASAAERIEVRRLMDWFNTKFFEEASNLLVTERIYKRFMSEEDGGGPPSTDVIRAAKTNVRYHLAYIGWLAQRRNFLAGDRLTYADLAAAAHLSAIDYLGDVPWIEDDAAKAWYARVKSRPSFRPLLSDWLAGVPASRTYVDLDF from the coding sequence ATGTACACGCTCTACCACCATCCCTTCTGCCCGCATTCACGCTTCGTCCGGCTGGTGCTCGGCGAATACGGGCTCGATCTGCGCCTGGTGGAGGAACGCGCCTGGGAGCGCCGCGAGGCGTTTCTCGTGCTCAATCCCGCGGCCACCACGCCGGTGCTGTCGGTCGAAGGCCTGCCGCCGGTGCCCGGTGTCGGCGTGATCGCCGAATTCATCGACGAGACCTGCGGGCCCGAGATGGGTGATCGCCGGCTGATGCCGGCCTCGGCGGCCGAGCGCATCGAGGTGCGCCGGCTGATGGACTGGTTCAACACCAAGTTCTTCGAGGAGGCCTCGAACCTGCTGGTCACCGAGCGCATCTACAAGCGCTTCATGAGCGAGGAGGATGGCGGCGGGCCGCCGTCGACCGACGTGATTCGCGCCGCCAAGACCAATGTGCGCTATCATCTCGCCTATATCGGCTGGCTGGCGCAGCGGCGCAATTTCCTGGCCGGCGACCGCCTGACCTATGCCGACCTCGCCGCCGCCGCGCATCTGTCGGCGATCGACTATCTGGGCGACGTGCCATGGATCGAGGACGACGCCGCGAAGGCGTGGTACGCGCGGGTGAAGTCGCGGCCGTCGTTCCGGCCGCTGCTCTCCGACTGGCTGGCGGGCGTGCCGGCGTCGCGCACCTATGTGGATCTGGACTTCTGA
- a CDS encoding TRAP transporter small permease — protein MTDPHVGDHEQQEGRPSTGLLSRINAIIARLGMYLSVAGLLVIVTIVFYQVFGRYVLNSSPTWTENLALVLILYVTLIGAAVGVRDAGHIGMDSLLVMLPDHMREKIELVIHVLVAMFGVAMAYNGWILGASVGTVKIANLGLPEVVRYVPLIASGILIVMFSIEHIIALLRGEEVVPSWN, from the coding sequence ATGACAGATCCACATGTCGGAGACCACGAGCAGCAGGAGGGACGTCCGTCGACCGGCCTGCTCTCGCGGATCAACGCCATCATCGCGCGCTTGGGCATGTATCTGTCCGTCGCCGGCCTGCTCGTCATCGTCACCATCGTGTTCTACCAGGTGTTCGGACGCTACGTTCTCAACTCCAGCCCGACCTGGACCGAGAACCTGGCGCTGGTCCTGATCCTCTATGTCACGCTGATCGGCGCCGCCGTCGGCGTTCGCGACGCCGGCCATATCGGCATGGACAGCCTACTCGTGATGCTGCCGGATCATATGCGGGAAAAGATCGAGCTCGTCATCCACGTGCTGGTCGCGATGTTCGGCGTCGCGATGGCCTACAACGGCTGGATCCTCGGCGCCTCCGTGGGCACCGTGAAGATCGCCAATCTCGGCCTGCCCGAAGTCGTCCGCTACGTGCCGCTGATCGCTTCGGGAATCCTGATCGTCATGTTTTCCATCGAGCACATCATTGCTCTCTTGCGCGGCGAAGAGGTCGTCCCCTCATGGAACTGA
- a CDS encoding TRAP transporter large permease: MELIILGVTFFGFLVLGVPVAFAIGLSAICTILYEGLPVAVIFQQMMSGMNIFSFLAIPFFVFSGELMLHGGVADKIVQLAKNLVGHIRGGLGMSNVVACTLFGGVSGSPVADVSAMGAVMIPMMKKEGFDTDYAVNVTTHASLVGALMPTSHNMIIYALAAGGKVSIGALIAAGLLPALVLMVCMLVAAYAVAVKRGYPAGKFPGWAEVFRSFAAALPGLLIVGIILAGILSGVFTATESAAVAVTYTILLTFFIYRTMTLQNFLRAAAKAVKTTGVVLLLIGVSTMFQYLMGLYEVADFAGDLMSKVSTQPWMIFLLINVILFLLGTFMDMAATILICTPIFLPIAMKAGMDPVQFGMLMLINCALGLNTPPVGTTQFVGCAIGGISVGAVMRTILPFYAALIAALMFVTYVPAFSLWLPRLLMGYKG; encoded by the coding sequence ATGGAACTGATTATTCTCGGCGTCACCTTCTTCGGCTTCCTGGTCCTCGGCGTTCCCGTTGCGTTTGCGATCGGCCTCTCGGCGATCTGCACCATCCTCTATGAAGGCCTGCCGGTTGCCGTCATCTTCCAGCAGATGATGTCGGGGATGAACATCTTCTCGTTCCTCGCCATCCCGTTCTTCGTCTTCAGCGGCGAGCTGATGCTGCATGGCGGCGTCGCGGACAAGATCGTGCAGCTCGCCAAGAATCTCGTCGGTCACATCCGCGGCGGGCTCGGCATGTCGAACGTCGTCGCCTGCACCTTGTTCGGCGGCGTCTCCGGCTCTCCCGTGGCCGACGTGTCGGCGATGGGCGCGGTGATGATCCCGATGATGAAGAAGGAAGGGTTCGACACCGACTACGCCGTCAACGTCACCACCCACGCCTCGCTGGTCGGCGCGTTGATGCCGACCAGCCACAACATGATCATCTATGCGCTCGCCGCCGGCGGCAAGGTGTCGATCGGCGCGCTGATCGCCGCGGGTCTTCTTCCTGCACTCGTGCTGATGGTCTGCATGCTGGTCGCCGCCTACGCGGTCGCCGTGAAGCGCGGCTATCCCGCGGGCAAGTTTCCCGGCTGGGCGGAGGTGTTCCGCTCGTTCGCCGCGGCGCTGCCCGGCCTCTTGATCGTCGGCATCATCCTGGCGGGCATCCTGTCCGGCGTGTTCACGGCCACCGAGTCCGCGGCCGTCGCCGTCACCTACACGATCCTGCTGACGTTCTTCATCTACCGCACGATGACCTTGCAGAACTTCCTGCGGGCCGCCGCCAAGGCGGTCAAGACGACCGGCGTGGTGCTGCTCTTGATCGGCGTCTCCACCATGTTCCAGTACCTGATGGGATTGTACGAGGTCGCCGATTTCGCCGGCGACCTGATGAGCAAGGTGTCGACGCAGCCCTGGATGATCTTCCTGCTGATCAACGTCATCCTGTTCCTGCTCGGCACGTTCATGGACATGGCGGCGACCATCCTGATCTGCACCCCGATCTTCCTGCCGATCGCGATGAAGGCGGGCATGGATCCGGTGCAGTTCGGCATGCTGATGCTGATCAACTGCGCGCTGGGCCTCAACACCCCGCCGGTCGGCACCACGCAGTTCGTCGGCTGCGCCATCGGCGGCATCTCGGTCGGCGCCGTCATGCGCACCATCCTGCCGTTCTACGCCGCCCTGATCGCAGCCCTGATGTTCGTGACCTACGTGCCGGCGTTCTCGCTGTGGCTGCCGCGGCTGCTGATGGGGTATAAGGGATAG
- a CDS encoding undecaprenyl-diphosphate phosphatase → MMSDTLRAVLLGIVEGVTEFLPVSSTGHLLLAERFFGLGDEGFWKSFAILIQLGAILAIVALYFFKLYRVAIGALTNPDDRRFIIGVLIAFLPAVIIGLIAGKYIKALLFDPWVVCFSLIVGGAILLWVDQIDLKPREHDATRYPLMMYLWIGVAQCVAMIPGVSRSGATIVAAMLLGGDKRSAAEFSFFLAIPTMVGAFVYDFYKSRAEMTADHLGLIAIGFVVSFITAMIVVKAFLGYVTRHGFVLFAWWRVIVGTLGLIALALGK, encoded by the coding sequence ATGATGTCAGATACGCTGCGGGCGGTGCTTCTCGGCATCGTTGAGGGCGTCACCGAGTTTCTTCCCGTATCCTCGACGGGCCATCTGCTGCTCGCCGAGCGCTTTTTCGGGCTCGGCGACGAGGGGTTCTGGAAGAGCTTTGCGATCCTGATCCAGCTCGGCGCCATCCTCGCCATCGTTGCGCTGTACTTCTTCAAGCTGTACCGCGTCGCGATCGGCGCGCTGACGAACCCTGACGACCGCCGCTTCATCATCGGCGTGCTGATCGCCTTCCTGCCCGCGGTCATCATCGGCCTCATCGCCGGCAAGTACATCAAGGCGCTCCTGTTCGATCCCTGGGTCGTGTGCTTCTCGCTGATCGTCGGCGGCGCCATCCTGCTGTGGGTCGATCAGATCGATCTCAAGCCGCGGGAGCACGACGCCACGCGCTATCCGCTGATGATGTATCTGTGGATCGGCGTCGCGCAGTGCGTCGCCATGATCCCCGGCGTGTCGCGCTCGGGCGCCACCATCGTGGCGGCGATGCTGCTCGGCGGCGACAAGCGCTCGGCCGCGGAGTTCTCCTTCTTCCTGGCGATCCCGACCATGGTCGGCGCCTTCGTCTACGACTTCTACAAGAGCCGCGCCGAGATGACGGCGGACCATCTCGGTCTGATCGCGATCGGCTTCGTCGTCTCCTTCATCACCGCGATGATCGTGGTGAAGGCCTTCCTCGGCTACGTCACCCGCCACGGCTTCGTGCTGTTCGCCTGGTGGCGCGTCATCGTCGGCACCCTCGGCCTGATCGCGCTGGCGCTGGGGAAGTGA
- a CDS encoding complex I NDUFA9 subunit family protein: MASNLDTLVTVFGGSGFVGRNVVRALAKRDYRIRVAVRRPELAGHLQPLGRVGQIHAVQANLRYPDSVASALRDSHVAINLVGVLTESGAQTFEAVQAEGAATVAKAAAAAGARMVHVSAIGADAESASSYARAKAAGEAAVLAAVPEAVIMRPSVVFGPEDQFTNRFAGLARISPFLPLIGGGETKMQPVYVGDVATAVADAVDGKAQPGATYELGGPEVLSFREILKIILDITDRDRALLPLPFGLAKLQAAILQFAPGPLKLTPDQVELLRHDNVVSEAAKAAGLTLQGLGITPDSLEAIAPQYLWRFRPSGQFQRKNA; encoded by the coding sequence ATGGCATCGAATCTGGACACATTGGTTACCGTCTTCGGCGGCTCCGGCTTCGTCGGGCGCAACGTGGTCCGGGCGCTGGCCAAGCGCGACTACCGCATCCGCGTCGCGGTGCGTCGGCCGGAGCTGGCGGGCCATCTGCAGCCGCTCGGCCGGGTCGGCCAGATCCACGCCGTACAGGCCAATCTGCGCTATCCCGACTCGGTCGCATCAGCGCTGCGTGACAGCCATGTCGCGATCAATCTCGTCGGCGTCCTGACCGAGAGCGGCGCGCAGACCTTCGAGGCCGTACAGGCCGAGGGCGCCGCCACCGTCGCCAAGGCGGCGGCCGCCGCTGGCGCCCGCATGGTGCACGTCTCGGCGATCGGCGCCGACGCAGAGTCGGCGTCGAGCTATGCCCGCGCCAAGGCGGCCGGCGAGGCCGCCGTGCTGGCCGCGGTGCCCGAGGCCGTGATCATGCGCCCCTCGGTCGTGTTCGGCCCCGAGGACCAGTTCACCAACCGCTTTGCGGGGCTGGCGCGGATCTCGCCGTTCCTGCCGCTGATCGGCGGCGGCGAGACGAAGATGCAGCCGGTCTATGTCGGCGACGTCGCCACCGCGGTGGCCGATGCGGTCGACGGCAAGGCGCAGCCGGGCGCGACCTACGAGCTCGGCGGGCCCGAGGTGCTGAGCTTCCGGGAAATCCTGAAAATCATCCTCGACATCACCGACCGCGACCGCGCGCTGCTGCCGCTGCCGTTCGGGCTCGCCAAACTCCAGGCCGCAATCCTGCAGTTCGCGCCGGGGCCGCTGAAGCTGACGCCGGACCAGGTCGAGCTGCTGCGTCATGACAACGTGGTGTCGGAAGCGGCGAAGGCGGCGGGGCTGACGCTGCAGGGCCTTGGCATCACGCCGGATTCACTCGAGGCGATCGCCCCGCAATATCTCTGGCGCTTCCGTCCGTCCGGCCAGTTCCAGCGCAAGAACGCGTGA